In Pleurocapsa sp. PCC 7319, the following are encoded in one genomic region:
- a CDS encoding glycosyltransferase family 4 protein, translating to MKILVLAWEFPPRLVGGIARHVAELYPEIVKFGYEVHLITVEFGSAPKYEIVEGIHVYRCPVAHGNDFFHWVVNMNDSMGRLGGEILVKHGDFHLIHAHDWLVGDAAIALKNTFRLPLVATIHATEYGRHNGIHTVEQQYIYGKEKLLTHEAWRIIVCSQYMRQEIQRVFSSPVDKIDVIYNGIRPEKKHHDQKFDRVKFRRYFANDKEKIVYYVGRMTYEKGVSVLLNAAPKILWEMEGNVKFVIIGGGNTNHLKQQAENLGIWEKCYFTGFMSDGDLDKFQTIADCAVFPSLYEPFGIVALESFAARVPVVVSDTGGLPEVVQHNYTGIVTRANDCHSLTWGILEVLRFSAHAKYLVENAYKSLAEKFSWDDLAKQTALVYGQVVYERSQVEW from the coding sequence ATGAAGATTTTGGTGCTTGCTTGGGAATTCCCTCCTCGTCTTGTAGGAGGAATTGCCCGTCATGTGGCGGAATTGTATCCAGAGATCGTTAAATTTGGATACGAAGTTCACCTAATCACTGTCGAATTTGGTTCTGCTCCCAAATATGAAATAGTTGAAGGTATTCATGTTTATCGTTGTCCTGTTGCCCATGGCAATGACTTTTTCCATTGGGTTGTCAACATGAATGACAGTATGGGCAGATTAGGTGGAGAAATCTTAGTCAAACATGGAGATTTTCATTTGATTCATGCCCATGATTGGCTAGTAGGAGATGCGGCGATCGCGCTTAAAAATACTTTTAGATTACCCCTCGTTGCTACAATTCATGCTACAGAATATGGTCGCCATAATGGTATCCATACAGTTGAACAGCAATATATCTATGGCAAAGAAAAGCTCTTAACTCACGAGGCGTGGCGGATAATTGTCTGTAGCCAATATATGCGTCAGGAAATCCAGCGTGTCTTCTCTTCGCCAGTAGACAAAATTGATGTTATTTACAATGGTATCCGTCCCGAAAAAAAACATCATGACCAAAAATTTGACCGGGTTAAATTTCGTCGTTACTTTGCTAACGATAAGGAGAAAATTGTCTATTATGTCGGACGAATGACCTACGAAAAAGGTGTTTCTGTCCTGCTTAATGCTGCTCCCAAAATACTCTGGGAAATGGAAGGCAATGTCAAATTTGTAATTATTGGTGGAGGCAATACTAACCACCTCAAACAACAGGCTGAAAATTTAGGAATTTGGGAAAAGTGCTATTTTACTGGTTTTATGTCTGACGGAGACTTAGATAAGTTTCAGACAATTGCCGATTGTGCCGTATTTCCCAGTCTATATGAACCCTTCGGCATCGTGGCATTAGAGAGCTTTGCCGCTCGTGTACCTGTAGTGGTTTCCGATACGGGTGGTCTACCAGAAGTAGTACAACACAACTATACTGGTATTGTTACCCGTGCTAATGATTGCCATTCTCTGACTTGGGGAATTTTAGAAGTTTTGAGGTTTTCGGCTCATGCTAAGTATCTGGTAGAGAATGCCTATAAATCTTTGGCTGAAAAATTTAGTTGGGATGATCTGGCTAAACAAACGGCTTTAGTTTATGGTCAAGTTGTCTATGAGCGATCGCAAGTAGAATGGTAG
- a CDS encoding 3-keto-5-aminohexanoate cleavage protein, producing MLSTLQSTPCIITCAINGITSRQMNSHVPITPKEQACAIEEAFKAGARVAHVHPREDDGSESHRPERYQEVLYEIKSRCPEIIVEISTRATSIEDGIDRGTCVELTSKLWGNDDNLKPDLVSLNAGTLNLRDQIFLNSPLDIELQARRIYNAGIVPELDIFEIGQMENAFELLRKGILQKPLNFLFVLGSGGISADPANLLHLVRALPPGTHWTGLGAGRYNLAIAALSIHLGGHVRTGLEDTTYIRKGVKAESNAQLVEQVASLCEIYGRPIATPQEARELLGLASTKPVSNLNLVYA from the coding sequence ATGCTTTCAACACTACAATCAACCCCTTGTATTATTACTTGTGCTATCAATGGCATAACATCTCGTCAGATGAACTCTCATGTTCCGATTACACCGAAAGAACAAGCTTGCGCTATCGAAGAAGCCTTTAAAGCTGGGGCAAGAGTCGCTCACGTACATCCAAGAGAGGATGATGGTAGTGAATCCCATCGCCCAGAAAGATATCAAGAAGTATTATATGAAATTAAGTCGAGGTGTCCTGAAATTATAGTGGAAATTTCGACTCGTGCTACTAGCATCGAGGATGGAATTGATCGCGGTACTTGCGTCGAACTAACATCAAAATTGTGGGGCAATGATGACAACCTTAAGCCCGATCTAGTTTCACTGAATGCGGGAACATTGAACCTTCGAGACCAAATTTTTCTCAATTCTCCCCTAGATATTGAATTACAAGCCCGACGAATTTACAATGCGGGAATTGTACCAGAGTTAGATATTTTTGAAATCGGACAGATGGAAAATGCCTTTGAGCTTCTCCGCAAGGGAATATTACAAAAGCCGCTTAATTTTCTGTTTGTACTTGGCAGTGGTGGTATATCGGCAGATCCAGCAAACTTGTTGCATTTAGTACGTGCTCTCCCCCCTGGAACTCATTGGACTGGATTGGGTGCGGGGCGATACAATTTGGCGATCGCTGCTCTGTCTATTCATTTAGGTGGTCATGTTCGGACAGGGCTAGAAGATACAACTTATATTCGCAAGGGGGTTAAAGCCGAGTCTAATGCGCAGTTGGTCGAGCAGGTAGCATCTTTGTGCGAAATCTATGGTAGACCAATTGCTACACCTCAAGAAGCTCGTGAACTATTAGGATTAGCCTCCACCAAACCTGTATCTAATTTAAATCTGGTTTATGCTTAA
- a CDS encoding isoprenyl transferase codes for MTAQLIPTLSSNLNLNKLPQHVAVIMDGNGRWAKQRGLPRIEGHRRGANTLKEMLRYCKDLKIKTLTAYAFSTENWGRPTAEVDFLMTLFERLLQKELKEMEAERVCINFIGDLSPLPPSLQQEMHRSMERTKNNRDIYFNVAINYGSRHEMVKACRKIAEKVQQGKISATDIDENMIAQHLYTSSSPDPDLLIRTSGEMRLSNFLLWQLAYTEIYVTDTLWPDFNHEQFEQALESFQQRDRRFGKKVG; via the coding sequence ATGACAGCTCAATTAATACCAACTTTATCCAGTAATCTCAATCTAAATAAATTACCCCAACACGTAGCAGTAATCATGGATGGGAATGGTCGATGGGCAAAACAGAGAGGTTTACCCCGCATTGAAGGACATCGTCGAGGAGCAAATACTCTCAAAGAAATGCTGCGCTATTGTAAAGATTTAAAGATAAAAACTTTAACTGCTTATGCCTTTTCGACAGAAAATTGGGGTCGTCCTACTGCCGAAGTTGATTTCTTGATGACATTATTTGAAAGACTTTTACAAAAAGAACTCAAAGAAATGGAAGCGGAGCGAGTTTGTATTAACTTCATTGGGGATTTATCTCCTTTGCCTCCATCTTTGCAACAAGAAATGCATCGCTCAATGGAACGTACTAAAAACAATCGAGACATATATTTTAACGTTGCTATTAATTATGGTAGTCGTCATGAAATGGTCAAAGCCTGTCGTAAAATTGCTGAAAAGGTGCAGCAAGGAAAAATATCTGCAACAGACATTGATGAAAATATGATCGCGCAACATCTCTATACTTCTTCTAGTCCCGATCCTGATTTATTGATTCGTACTAGTGGCGAAATGCGTCTGAGTAACTTTTTGCTGTGGCAGCTAGCGTATACTGAAATATACGTTACAGATACACTGTGGCCTGATTTTAATCATGAGCAATTTGAGCAAGCTTTAGAATCCTTTCAACAACGCGATCGCCGTTTTGGGAAAAAAGTTGGCTAG
- a CDS encoding ATP-dependent Clp protease ATP-binding subunit, with protein sequence MFERFTEKAIKVIMLAQEEARRLGHNFVGTEQILLGLIGEGTGVAAKVLKSMGVNLKDARIEVEKIIGRGSGFVAVEIPFTPRAKRVLELSLEEARQLGHNYIGTEHLLLGLIREGEGVAARVLENLGVDLSKVRTQVIRMLGETAEVAAGSGGGQGRNKTPTLDEFGSNLTQMAGEGKLDPVVGRQKEIERVIQILGRRTKNNPVLIGEPGVGKTAIAEGLAQRIANKDIPDILEEKRVVTLDIGLLVAGTKYRGEFEERLKKIMDEIRQAGNVILVIDEVHTLIGAGAAEGAIDAANILKPALARGELQCIGATTLDEYRKHIERDAALERRFQPVQVGEPTVEETIEILYGLRERYEQHHKLKILDEALEAAAKLSDRYISDRYLPDKAIDLIDEAGSRVRLINSQLPPAAKELDKELREILKQKDDAVRSQDFDQAGELRDREMEIKEQIRTIASNKKNEADGGEDSPFVDEEEIAHIVASWTGVPVNKITESESEKLMHMEDTLHQRIIGQEDAVKATSRAIRRARVGLKNPNRPIASFVFSGPTGVGKTELTKALATYFFGSEDAMIRLDMSEYMERHTVSKLIGSPPGYVGYNEGGQLTEAVRRRPYTVVLFDEIEKAHPDIFNMLLQILEDGRLTDAKGRTVDFKNTLLILTSNIGSKVIEKGGGGLGFEFADDQAEAKYNRIRSLVNEELKSYFRPEFLNRLDEIIVFRQLTKEEVKEISEILLKEVFQRLTEKEITLEVTEKFKERLVDEGYNPAYGARPLRRAIMRLLEDVLAEEILSGRLNEGDTATVDIDEENKVQITPQKEKVELLPSS encoded by the coding sequence ATGTTTGAACGCTTCACAGAGAAGGCAATAAAAGTAATTATGTTAGCCCAGGAGGAAGCACGCCGCCTGGGTCATAACTTCGTAGGAACAGAGCAAATCCTCTTGGGTTTAATCGGAGAGGGTACAGGAGTCGCCGCCAAAGTTCTCAAATCGATGGGAGTCAATCTTAAAGATGCTCGCATTGAAGTAGAGAAAATCATCGGGCGCGGTTCTGGTTTTGTGGCAGTAGAAATTCCCTTTACCCCCAGAGCCAAAAGAGTTCTGGAATTATCTTTAGAGGAAGCACGCCAATTAGGTCATAACTATATTGGTACAGAACACCTTCTTTTAGGGTTAATTAGAGAAGGAGAAGGGGTTGCTGCCAGAGTCCTCGAAAACCTGGGCGTAGACTTGTCGAAAGTCCGTACTCAAGTAATTAGAATGTTAGGTGAAACTGCGGAAGTAGCCGCAGGTTCTGGTGGCGGTCAAGGGAGAAATAAAACTCCTACCCTAGATGAATTCGGTTCTAACTTAACTCAGATGGCAGGAGAAGGAAAACTCGATCCTGTAGTTGGTAGACAAAAGGAAATTGAGCGTGTAATTCAGATTCTAGGTAGACGCACCAAAAATAACCCTGTTTTGATTGGTGAACCTGGAGTTGGTAAAACAGCGATCGCTGAAGGATTAGCTCAACGCATTGCCAATAAAGATATTCCTGATATCCTCGAAGAAAAGCGAGTCGTTACTCTGGACATAGGTTTATTGGTGGCTGGTACCAAGTATCGTGGTGAATTTGAGGAACGCCTCAAAAAAATCATGGACGAAATTCGTCAAGCTGGAAACGTCATTCTCGTAATTGATGAGGTACACACTTTAATTGGTGCTGGTGCAGCTGAAGGTGCAATCGATGCTGCTAACATTCTCAAACCAGCTTTAGCTAGAGGAGAACTGCAGTGTATTGGTGCTACTACTCTAGATGAATATCGCAAGCACATCGAAAGAGATGCTGCTTTAGAGCGTCGTTTTCAGCCAGTACAGGTTGGTGAACCAACAGTCGAAGAAACTATTGAAATCCTCTATGGTTTGCGAGAACGTTATGAGCAACACCATAAATTAAAAATATTAGATGAAGCTTTAGAAGCGGCAGCTAAGCTGTCAGATCGCTATATAAGCGATCGCTATTTACCAGATAAAGCGATTGATTTAATCGATGAAGCTGGTTCTCGTGTGCGCTTGATTAACTCTCAACTTCCTCCAGCGGCTAAAGAGCTAGATAAAGAATTGCGGGAAATTCTCAAACAAAAAGATGATGCGGTTCGTTCTCAAGACTTTGACCAAGCAGGAGAATTGCGCGATCGGGAAATGGAAATTAAAGAGCAGATCCGCACTATCGCTTCCAACAAGAAAAATGAAGCCGACGGAGGAGAAGATTCTCCCTTTGTAGATGAAGAGGAAATTGCTCACATTGTTGCTTCTTGGACTGGAGTACCAGTTAACAAGATTACCGAATCTGAGTCGGAGAAACTAATGCACATGGAGGATACTCTCCATCAACGTATTATCGGACAAGAAGACGCGGTAAAAGCGACATCAAGAGCTATTAGAAGAGCTAGGGTTGGTTTAAAAAATCCCAACCGTCCTATTGCTAGCTTTGTCTTCTCTGGACCTACTGGGGTAGGTAAAACTGAGCTAACTAAAGCTTTAGCAACCTATTTCTTTGGTTCTGAAGACGCGATGATTCGCCTCGATATGTCTGAATACATGGAACGCCACACAGTTTCCAAACTGATCGGTTCTCCTCCAGGGTATGTCGGCTACAACGAAGGTGGTCAGTTAACTGAAGCCGTGCGTCGTCGTCCCTATACCGTAGTCTTGTTCGATGAAATTGAGAAGGCTCACCCTGATATCTTCAATATGCTGTTACAGATACTTGAAGATGGTCGCTTAACTGATGCCAAAGGCAGAACAGTAGACTTCAAAAATACTCTACTAATTTTGACCTCTAACATTGGCTCTAAGGTCATTGAAAAAGGTGGTGGTGGTCTTGGCTTCGAGTTTGCTGATGACCAAGCAGAAGCGAAATACAACCGCATTCGTTCTTTGGTAAATGAAGAGCTGAAGAGCTACTTCCGCCCAGAATTTCTCAACCGTCTCGATGAAATCATTGTCTTCCGTCAGTTAACCAAAGAAGAAGTCAAAGAAATCAGCGAAATCCTACTCAAAGAGGTGTTCCAACGCTTAACCGAGAAGGAAATTACTCTAGAAGTAACTGAGAAGTTCAAAGAACGCCTGGTCGATGAAGGCTACAATCCTGCTTACGGTGCACGACCCCTACGCCGGGCAATTATGCGTCTGTTGGAAGATGTCTTAGCAGAAGAAATTCTTTCTGGTCGTTTGAACGAGGGAGATACAGCAACCGTGGATATTGACGAAGAAAATAAAGTCCAGATTACACCCCAAAAAGAAAAGGTAGAATTACTTCCTTCTTCGTAG
- a CDS encoding sulfite exporter TauE/SafE family protein: MLHLLGLLPLGIVVGLVAAILGIGGGLLYVPALTLVGATPIQATATSLLGISLGAISSSFQNWRSKYLNTKLVILLAIPAMLSVGIGVAIANQISENHLLYGFAGLQLVAIYLINLRRNLARAHSATTTQSVSLPKVTSIGLLAGILSGLFGVGGGIVMVPLQRTFLGESIKASVRASLGAIVLISSVGVTQHAMAGNVLWLPGLLLGVGSLIGGQLGARLLPKLPEIWVQYLFTGLLISLAIYMIQTAMS; the protein is encoded by the coding sequence ATGTTACATCTTTTAGGACTATTGCCCTTAGGAATTGTAGTTGGATTGGTTGCAGCCATATTAGGAATTGGGGGAGGCTTACTCTATGTCCCTGCTCTAACCTTAGTTGGGGCTACACCAATTCAAGCGACTGCCACTAGTTTACTGGGAATCTCCCTGGGTGCAATCTCTAGCTCTTTTCAGAATTGGCGTTCAAAATATTTAAATACCAAATTAGTGATTTTACTTGCCATTCCTGCGATGTTGTCTGTGGGAATTGGGGTGGCGATCGCAAATCAAATTTCTGAGAATCATCTATTGTATGGCTTTGCTGGATTGCAGTTAGTGGCAATCTACCTAATTAACTTAAGACGGAATTTAGCGCGCGCACATTCAGCAACAACAACTCAATCTGTCTCATTACCAAAAGTGACTTCCATTGGTTTATTGGCGGGAATTTTATCGGGCTTGTTCGGAGTTGGCGGTGGAATTGTCATGGTACCCTTGCAAAGGACATTTTTAGGGGAGTCGATTAAAGCATCCGTTAGAGCCAGCTTAGGGGCAATTGTTTTAATATCTAGTGTGGGAGTGACTCAACATGCAATGGCAGGAAACGTGCTTTGGCTTCCTGGGCTACTTTTAGGTGTCGGCAGTTTAATTGGCGGACAACTGGGCGCACGGTTGTTACCCAAACTGCCAGAAATCTGGGTTCAATATCTATTTACCGGATTATTAATTTCTCTGGCTATTTATATGATTCAGACAGCAATGAGCTGA
- a CDS encoding gamma carbonic anhydrase family protein, translating into MLNYQTETDTSTDRVFGVFALGDKVPKIHKKAWIAPTALVIGDVEISEGASIWFNAVLRGDRAPIYIGKYTNIQDSCVIHSDGTPVYVGDRVSVGHRATLHGCSIGAGSLIGINSDVFDRVTIGCNCIVSAGSLVTKSPTPPDGVVLRGVPAKFYRQTRPEEIKENMIRSQRYAETAELYRHSLRKIKL; encoded by the coding sequence ATGCTTAACTATCAAACTGAAACTGACACATCGACTGATAGAGTTTTTGGGGTTTTTGCTCTTGGAGATAAAGTTCCCAAAATCCACAAAAAAGCTTGGATTGCACCTACAGCTTTAGTTATTGGCGATGTCGAAATCTCCGAAGGTGCGTCAATCTGGTTTAATGCTGTACTACGAGGGGATAGAGCGCCTATTTACATTGGCAAGTACACCAATATTCAAGATAGCTGTGTGATTCACTCAGATGGAACACCTGTTTACGTGGGCGATCGCGTTAGTGTTGGGCATCGAGCTACTCTCCATGGATGCTCTATTGGAGCAGGATCTTTAATTGGCATCAACAGTGATGTTTTTGATCGCGTAACCATTGGCTGCAATTGTATTGTTAGTGCTGGCAGTCTGGTAACAAAATCTCCCACCCCTCCAGATGGCGTTGTTTTGCGGGGAGTACCCGCTAAGTTCTATCGGCAAACTCGACCAGAAGAAATCAAAGAAAACATGATCCGTTCCCAGAGATATGCAGAGACAGCAGAGCTTTATCGGCATTCTCTAAGAAAAATTAAATTATAG
- a CDS encoding ferritin-like domain-containing protein yields MNYQPSIDLAGEVCFRPNFFQTKNRINYLIDEYLSLEQLCDRLEDLPQQFRNPQPRQWEPINWQDINLEQVIGIELDIFLSIIQGALDTEAPIRGYTQTSRKYLQPIHPSMAKFVGGAIRADGTIVELGLWEKEERQHTPALAKIYQHLTQKKITPQLRQVKSYQPRENPYQDLYGHGLHRVVTEYSAACLYLWLMSHTTGTTQQVIAEILQDEINHMTKFWGMGMWLYPDSAQQLMRYILSQIHTILPLSYELSPKPQSNLKPTFQRMMSVLNWQSWSILSRGELIYTFIGILKRMWQWSRNLTPEYLQSCCASPDFFVNNNLESHQYLKSNL; encoded by the coding sequence ATGAACTATCAACCATCTATAGATTTAGCGGGAGAAGTTTGTTTCCGTCCCAACTTTTTCCAAACCAAAAATCGAATTAATTATTTAATTGACGAATATCTAAGCCTTGAGCAATTATGCGATCGCCTAGAAGATTTACCCCAGCAGTTTAGGAATCCTCAACCTCGGCAGTGGGAGCCCATAAATTGGCAAGATATTAATCTTGAACAAGTTATCGGCATCGAGCTGGATATTTTTTTATCTATTATTCAAGGGGCATTAGATACTGAAGCACCGATCAGAGGCTACACTCAAACTAGTAGAAAGTACCTCCAACCAATTCATCCTTCCATGGCAAAATTTGTGGGAGGCGCAATTAGAGCAGATGGCACAATAGTAGAGTTGGGTTTGTGGGAAAAAGAAGAGCGTCAACATACTCCAGCCTTAGCCAAAATTTATCAGCATTTAACTCAGAAAAAAATTACTCCTCAATTACGGCAAGTTAAATCATATCAACCGAGAGAAAATCCTTATCAAGACTTATACGGTCATGGATTACACCGTGTAGTAACCGAATATAGTGCTGCTTGCTTATATCTCTGGCTGATGTCCCATACTACTGGTACAACTCAGCAAGTAATTGCAGAAATATTACAGGATGAAATTAATCACATGACCAAGTTTTGGGGGATGGGAATGTGGTTATATCCTGACAGTGCTCAGCAGCTAATGAGATACATCCTTAGCCAAATTCACACCATCTTACCGTTATCCTATGAACTAAGTCCAAAACCTCAATCAAATTTAAAACCAACATTTCAACGTATGATGTCAGTTTTAAATTGGCAATCCTGGTCCATCTTATCTAGAGGGGAATTAATTTACACTTTTATTGGGATTTTGAAACGTATGTGGCAATGGAGTAGAAATTTAACCCCAGAATATTTACAATCTTGCTGTGCTTCACCAGACTTTTTTGTCAATAATAATCTTGAATCACATCAGTATTTAAAAAGCAATTTATAA
- the rppA gene encoding two-component system response regulator RppA, whose protein sequence is MRILLVEDDPEQLEPLQIALSRSGHIVDGVVDGATARWLMGEKDYDLLILDWMLPQESGIDLCQSFRAAGVATPTLLLTAKDTIADKVTGLDAGADDYLVKPVDLTELLARVRALRRRSPLWTGDRLKLADLCLELDTMRVECQEISFKLSSKDFQLLEYMMRHPRKILTHDQIEQALWEWGSEPESNAVAARVRRLRKSLRKIGVEDWVKSIYGVGYCFEPPKSP, encoded by the coding sequence ATGCGGATTCTTTTGGTTGAGGATGACCCAGAACAGTTAGAGCCATTGCAGATAGCCTTATCCCGTTCTGGTCATATTGTAGATGGTGTAGTAGATGGAGCAACGGCTCGCTGGTTGATGGGGGAAAAGGACTACGATCTGCTTATTCTTGACTGGATGTTACCCCAAGAGAGTGGGATCGATCTTTGCCAGTCCTTTCGCGCAGCAGGAGTCGCTACTCCAACCCTTCTACTCACTGCTAAAGATACTATTGCTGATAAAGTCACTGGCTTAGATGCAGGAGCGGATGATTACTTAGTTAAGCCAGTAGATTTAACCGAACTTTTAGCCAGGGTACGAGCCTTACGAAGGCGATCGCCTTTGTGGACAGGAGATCGACTCAAACTAGCAGACTTATGCTTGGAGCTAGATACAATGCGTGTTGAATGTCAGGAAATCTCTTTCAAGCTTTCCAGCAAAGATTTTCAACTTTTGGAATATATGATGCGTCATCCTCGGAAAATTCTGACTCACGATCAGATTGAGCAAGCATTGTGGGAATGGGGTTCAGAACCAGAGAGTAATGCTGTCGCTGCTAGAGTAAGACGCTTAAGAAAAAGTTTGCGAAAAATCGGTGTAGAAGACTGGGTTAAAAGTATTTACGGCGTAGGATATTGTTTTGAGCCACCCAAATCACCTTAG
- a CDS encoding ATP-binding protein, whose product MSNWIRLKQWKALPVRLRGGIIIAIPVVCLFTSLGAFAWLKASLEEEETVIQHTKLVKLETKRLLTALVDTETGVRGYGLTHREEFLAPYNHSREVIPVSLNELESLVQDYPQQKQRLEEIRTKVDRHLEILQQKLTLQQELKQTREEAELLVNTVLLYDWLEEGKDKMNATRIAIDDFTTKQEELLEVRQQHQAFYRQITWIVLCLSAIAGTMGALLAILLFLQLERELRERETRLQNTNRELELACAQLDRFTANASHELRAPLAAVLSNAQVGLMELEDLTEDTTFLDQRLEKIVHLTKGMSTLVGDLLFLARQESLLSLDSLEPINVVDLLRTLTSDWKSKARSQDLTLTAYLPDQLVMVKADANLLRQAIDNLLSNACRYTPADGSISLRLNSDNDKVFIEVEDTGIGISPQSLPHIFERFYRVNQTGTKAKGSFGLGLNIAQQIVQAHGGQITVTSKVGQGSTFRVVLPSRNRTIED is encoded by the coding sequence ATGTCTAATTGGATTAGATTGAAGCAATGGAAAGCACTACCCGTTCGTCTGCGCGGTGGCATTATTATCGCCATTCCAGTTGTCTGCTTGTTTACGTCTCTTGGCGCTTTTGCCTGGTTAAAAGCTAGCTTGGAGGAAGAAGAAACAGTAATACAGCACACCAAACTAGTTAAGCTAGAAACTAAACGTCTGCTTACAGCCCTAGTGGATACAGAAACGGGAGTGCGCGGTTATGGACTAACTCATCGTGAAGAATTTCTTGCTCCGTACAATCATTCCCGTGAGGTTATTCCCGTGTCATTGAATGAACTAGAGAGTCTGGTGCAGGACTATCCTCAGCAAAAACAAAGACTAGAAGAAATTCGGACTAAGGTTGATCGACATCTGGAGATTTTACAGCAAAAGTTAACTCTGCAACAGGAACTTAAACAAACTCGTGAAGAAGCAGAACTATTGGTTAATACCGTTCTTCTGTACGACTGGCTAGAAGAGGGAAAGGACAAGATGAATGCCACTCGGATCGCGATCGATGACTTTACTACCAAACAAGAGGAATTATTGGAAGTTCGTCAACAACACCAGGCATTTTACCGTCAGATTACCTGGATTGTCCTCTGTTTATCAGCGATCGCAGGAACCATGGGGGCATTATTGGCTATTCTTCTATTCTTGCAACTGGAAAGAGAATTGAGAGAACGAGAAACTAGGCTGCAAAATACCAATCGAGAATTGGAGTTAGCTTGTGCTCAGTTAGATCGCTTCACTGCCAATGCTTCCCATGAACTACGCGCTCCTTTAGCTGCCGTATTGAGCAATGCTCAGGTGGGATTAATGGAACTTGAGGATTTGACAGAAGATACTACTTTCCTGGATCAACGTTTAGAGAAAATTGTCCATTTGACCAAGGGCATGAGTACCCTCGTAGGTGACTTACTGTTTCTGGCACGACAGGAAAGCTTATTGTCTCTCGACTCCCTAGAGCCAATAAATGTAGTGGATTTGCTGCGTACTTTAACATCTGATTGGAAGAGTAAAGCGCGATCGCAAGATCTTACTCTCACCGCTTATCTGCCAGATCAACTTGTGATGGTGAAGGCAGATGCTAATTTGCTGCGTCAAGCCATTGACAATCTCCTTAGTAATGCCTGTCGTTATACTCCAGCAGATGGTAGCATTTCCCTGCGACTCAATTCTGACAACGATAAAGTCTTTATTGAAGTAGAAGATACAGGAATTGGCATTTCTCCCCAGTCTTTGCCTCATATCTTCGAGCGGTTCTACCGAGTTAACCAGACGGGAACTAAAGCTAAGGGTAGCTTTGGCTTAGGATTGAACATTGCCCAACAAATTGTTCAGGCGCACGGCGGACAGATTACAGTTACCAGTAAAGTAGGTCAGGGGTCAACGTTTCGAGTTGTTTTGCCATCAAGGAATAGGACAATTGAAGATTAA
- a CDS encoding pentapeptide repeat-containing protein produces the protein MKLSLIITLGLLVNLTMATPVTAANPVHVEQLQTTGECMGCDLSGADLRDAHLIGVDLRNADLRKANLTGANLEGADLTGANLKGAILNSAFLTNASLNDSNLDRVDLTAATIIDADVTGASMADLNLTHAQIFNTGIAIGGSDE, from the coding sequence ATGAAACTAAGTCTGATTATCACCTTGGGATTGCTAGTTAATCTGACTATGGCTACTCCCGTAACAGCAGCCAACCCTGTTCATGTTGAACAGCTACAAACGACAGGGGAATGTATGGGTTGCGATCTATCGGGTGCAGATTTGCGTGACGCACATTTAATTGGCGTTGATTTGAGGAATGCAGATTTAAGAAAGGCTAATTTAACCGGTGCTAACTTGGAAGGAGCGGATTTGACAGGCGCCAACCTTAAGGGTGCAATTCTGAATTCTGCGTTTTTGACCAATGCTAGTCTTAATGACTCGAATCTAGATCGGGTTGACTTGACCGCAGCTACAATTATCGATGCTGATGTTACTGGGGCATCGATGGCTGATTTAAACTTAACTCATGCTCAAATTTTCAATACAGGAATTGCGATCGGCGGTAGTGATGAATAA